A section of the Pseudophryne corroboree isolate aPseCor3 chromosome 11, aPseCor3.hap2, whole genome shotgun sequence genome encodes:
- the ROM1 gene encoding rod outer segment membrane protein 1, translating into MVLFKAKFTFQKRVKLAQTLWLLSWVSVLVGCLTFGLGIFLKVQLWIHSEVMDNTVAHAVPNTVITAGLVGVILGLLAGKISQDSLDMAKYPRWKPLMLPYFFLTILSCFLCFAALFLSVVMRGSLEESLKIGLKNGIRFYKDTDTPGRCYQKRTMDKLQMDFQCCGNNHYKDWFEVQWISNRYLDFSSKEVKDRIKSNVDGKYLMDSVPFSCCNPNSPRPCIQMQITNNSAHYSYSYQTDELNIWVRGCRDALLSYYTGIMATNGAAVTLFFILQAVVLISIRFLQTSMEKITGVEDVETDSEGFLLEKGVGETISSSLEKTKALFKSSVGEAAGGGGEAAAS; encoded by the exons ATGGTCCTCTTCAAGGCTAAATTTACTTTTCAGAAACGGGTAAAACTTGCTCAAACTCTATGGCTTCTCTCATGGGTCAGTGTCCTAGTAGGGTGCCTGACGTTTGGATTGGGGATCTTCCTCAAGGTGCAGCTATGGATACACAGTGAAGTGATGGACAATACCGTGGCTCATGCAGTTCCCAACACTGTGATAACAGCTGGACTTGTGGGAGTCATCCTTGGCCTGTTAGCAGGGAAGATCAGTCAGGACTCGCTTGATATGGCCAAATATCCCCGCTGGAAGCCACTCATGCTCCCTTATTTCTTCCTGACTATCCTGAGCTGTTTTCTTTGCTTTGCTGCTCTGTTTCTCAGTGTTGTAATGAGAGGAAGTCTGGAGGAATCTCTGAAGATAGGTCTGAAAAATGGGATAAGGTTCTACAAGGACACCGACACTCCAGGCCGTTGTTACCAGAAGAGGACAATGGACAAGTTGCAGATGGACTTCCAGTGCTGTGGGAacaaccactacaaagactggtttGAGGTACAGTGGATCAGCAATCGCTATCTGGACTTCTCTTCCAAGGAAGTCAAAGA TCGCATTAAAAGCAATGTGGATGGCAAGTACCTGATGGACAGTGTCCCATTCAGCTGCTGTAACCCCAACTCTCCCAGACCTTGCATTCAAATGCAGATAACCAATAACTCGGCCCATTACAGCTACAGTTACCAGACAGACGAACTAAACATCTGGGTGAGAGGCTGCCGGGATGCCTTACTCAGCTACTACACTGGAATTATGGCCACGAATGGGGCCGCTGTCACCCTGTTCTTTATTCTACAG GCTGTAGTTCTTATCAGCATTCGTTTCCTCCAGACCTCTATGGAGAAGATAACTGGTGTGGAGGATGTTGAGACCGATTCTGAAGGATTTCTGCTAGAAAAGGGTGTAGGTGAGACCATAAGTAGTAGCCTGGAGAAAACCAAAGCACTCTTCAAGTCCAGTGTTGGAGAAGCAGCGGGTGGAGGGGGAGAGGCTGCAGCCAGCTAA